Part of the Lotus japonicus ecotype B-129 chromosome 6, LjGifu_v1.2 genome, ACTACATACTTAGAACATATAATACGCAGCATAATTTATTGTTTGGTTCATatctttttttacttttttgttttatacttttaataaatttttttgatgaaatgatTTTTCACTAACAGTGTTGTGCCTAGTCGTGAGAGTGGGTTTCGTGTGTTTTAGCAGCTCTCTTGCGTAATACACTAGCTAGGAGACTAATCTTCTAACTTAAGATTCAAAGTTCTATTTCACTATACATGTTATGTGTGGTTTTGTTTTGTCCTCACTTCTTATGTTTTTGGGCCTATTTCATTTTTGGGTTGTATTAAATGAGTGGGAATGTGAATCACATTAGGATTTTGTGTCCTGGAAAAAATAGTTGTAAAATCAGGATAAGATGTACTGCCAGATTCATATCTTGATGTTCCCAACCAAGACTATGGTTGATCTGACTTTAAAAAATGTCTGCTGACTCTTGGGGAGTTAAAGAAATAAGGTTGCTCTTATTGTTTCTTACTTTTTTTACATATATAACTTTTGAATTTAGTCTTGAGGACTGATTGTATTTGTTTAAATATATAGCTTTTGAATTTTTCTTCCCAACTTCTGGTATCACAACTTCTAAGGGATCGATCATCCAATCTGTGAATTTATTTCCAATACAAAATAGAGATGTTCTTGTGTTGTATCGTTATCTTGTGCCATTTTCTAACTCTTTTTGTGTTGAGTTGTGCCTAGAGTTGGACAAAATCCACATTAGAATTAAGAAGTTTAATGGTGTCCAAATAATGCTTGTGACAGCTTGACATTGTCAATGATATTTCACAATGTGTGGCTTTTGTAGGGTGATCAAGCTCTTTTTCTCCAGCAAAAGTATTTCTTCCAACAATCCACAAGAGAACAAGGTGGGTGGAACTATAAAAAATGTCAAATGTGCTGAATTGAAAAGAGGTGGTCTCGTGGTGGaaccagaaaaaataaatcatattATTTAATGACATGTTTCAAGATGCAGTTCAAACTTTATAGATGGTAGAATAAATCCAGTAAGAAACATTTCTATGATGATTTGGATGCAATCCCTGATGTGAAAACAGTTTTTGATAGCTTGCTTTTTTTAAGTCATTTCcttatttttcttcaaattattatttatattactCTGATTTGAGTTTTATTCCCTGCTGCTGTTAAGTCTTTGATGATTTGAAGTCTGGACctgattttgaaattccaaTTTCAAAGGAGAGTGGCTTAGCTGAAGGTACGACCGTGTTTCGCTTTATTTTGAGTTTTCTATATATAAGTACTGGCTAAATGGCTCATATTATCCCCATTCTCACTACTAAAAAAACGTGAATTAGCGAGGGATTTTAGCGACGGAACAAAATCCCTCGCTGTTAGCGACGGAATTTGAcggaattagcgacggattcATGTTTTTGGAATAAAAATGCTGTTTTAAAATTTTGCGAcggaattagcgacggattttcaACCTCTTTGTAGTTCCGTCGCTAATTCCCTCGCTAATAATCTTCTATATTTTATCCAGgaaattagcgacggatttttaCCGTCGCTGATATCCACCCGTCGCTAATTCCCTCGCTGTTTTACCGACGGATCATAACTGTCATATTTCTGTCGCAAAAGCTTTTggttttgttattttaaaatgaaaaattggcCCTccccaaggttcgaaccttggacTTCCTTGTCGAATGAAGGGGCTTGGCCATTTCAACTACGtacccatttttttttttacatagtatgtgaaataaatttattagtAGTTTAAACGTTTTCTAGTCCAACCACTTAAATAAGACTGAATCTATTCACACACTCATACATACAGTCATACTCTCACAAAAACCCTAAAGTCTCGATTTTCTCAGAAATTTCCTCTCACGCTCATGGCCGCCGCCATCACTCGTGGTGGAGGTGGAAGTGGAGGAGGTGGTAGTGGAGGTGGAAGCGGAGGATGTGGTTCCCGTGGCGGAGGAGGTGGTTCGCGTGGAGGAGGGTTTGTACCCCGCAGCGGAGCAGGCGCAGGCGTAGGAGCAGGTGAAGAATCTTCCTCTCAGGAGCACGGGAGGAATGGTTCAAGTTCAAGCATGGCTGGTGGATGCAAGAGTTTGCTACTGTCTCTAATTCTTGCCATCTTTGTCACAAGCatactctcaagtctcaacattGTGTAGTTTTAGTGTTGAATAAATATGTTCCCACTCAATACTCATAGTAGTTATAGTCTAATCCATAATATTGAGTTATGGGTTTGAAATTTTCTGAATTTACTTCTTGTTCCTTGTCTCTGGTTATTTCTTCAGATTTCTGTTTTATGTTTCTGATTTGATTGTAATTCTTTTGCTGGTTTCAAGTACTTTTGGTTCTCCTTGCTTGCAATTGGTGAGTATTTTCTTGTGGTTGATATAGTGAATGGTAGGTGTTTGATTTAATGGGCAAATGAAAATATACTAATGGTAGTTTCTTATGGTAGTTTCATTGGATCTAAGCCTTGTATGTGTATGTCCCTGCTGATGTGCTTTTGTTGTGGTGGGTAGGACCACTGCAAGATTTACTCTCTTTAATTTCATGAATAGACTAATTGTGGTTTGAGCTTCTCTTTATCTATGGTAATGGGTTATATTTTCTAAACTTTGTTACTCTAGCCTTTGTTGTGTTCTGTTTATATATGTGAGGTGTTTTGGGTTTATACCTTGTCTAATGAGGGAAATCTTAGTGGACTAGTTCAGTATACTTATGTTAAGCTCTTAGTTATACTCTTTTGTGTTGAGTAATAGCATTCAGACTTCCAGCTTACTCTTTCATGGTCTATTTCCAATTCAAACTTACTCTTTCATGTAAATCACTTCTGTACAATTCAAACTCAAGAAATAGCATTTAGAAATTTTTCTTCCAACTTACTCTTCCATGGTCTATTTCCAAATGTGTTGGATGAATATGATTCTTCTTTGTTGTTTAAGTAATATGATTAACTGTTTTTATGcttcttatagatgttgttgaaCCAACATATACCACTGTAATCATCTCTTACTAAGTATTTAATTTTGGACTTTATGGCAATTGCAGATCTTCCATTTCTTCCACTTTATTTTGTTCCTCAATTTCtttatttgtttctttattttgtttcacTAACTAAGCCGTTCAAATATTTCTCTCGTTGTTCTTTCTATTCTCACTTGCTCTTTTTGTTCAATTTCAAAACTTTTTCGATTCAAGCTGTGATTGTGATCTGATCtaactctttttctttcaaagTTTGTATCTTTGTGAGtcaatatttgatttttttttagttatGACATTTGGATTTGAACTTTATGTGTTTCCATTTGTGAAAGGTTTTGAACTCTTTGAATCTGTGATGTTGTTCCTGACAAAAGAGTCTATAAATGCTATGACCTATACCTGGTTAATATGTTATATACATAGGTAAGTGTCAGAATAGATGGTAAGActtcatttattatttgttCTATAGCACTAGTATGTTCCTTTTATAGCACTGTTAAATTGTGTCTGTAAACTTTGAATAATGTGTATGTGCTGGATGTCATAAGTGGGTTTgatttcttctaaaaaaaaaaccaattccCCCTTTTTCATTACATTTTAGCTTAATTTCTTTGGCTCCTGTATGTTTACTGCTCCATGTTGTAATTCAACTGAGACATTGGTCTTAACTCTTAACTGATAAATCCAAGTACAGTTTTTTGTAATTCCTTGTGCAGACTCTAGGGTATGCCCCTCTAACATATCAGGATTCCAACCTGGAGAAGTATTCATGATACGTAACATCGCCAATCTTGTACCTGTGATGAAGGTATTTGCATAATTGCTTCTGGTTATTTTTCCTTATAACTATAACTAAGTGGCGTTCAAACTATTCTTATTTGTTATTTCCCTTctcatcatttttctcttctgttGGAGGGCAGAATGGATCATTAGAGTGTAATGTTGCTCTTGAGTTTGCAGTAACTACTCTTGAGGTAGGTACTTATTTATAAAGCTTTTATCATACTTAGATTGATAGTGTGTTTGGATCAAGTTCTCTTTCCCCGGAATAAAGACATTTGTTTCTTAGTATGTGCCCAAATAAAAGCATTAGCCAAAAATTTCAGAAAATGCAATCTCAGCACCTCAAATTACTTACTCTTTAAAAAAGAGCAAGAAAGTGTTCTCATAATCTCTCTCTATCCATATTATACTGTTTCAGCACCTTGAGAAACTTTTTGTTTCCCAGTCCcataaaaaattattgttatcccaagagaaaaggaaaatgtATTGTCATTCATTTATCTTTGTGGATGTAGTGCTTCtgtttttttaggcttaatatcATAAAATGACTTCCACTCTTTGAATGAAGGTGAATAAGGTGCTTCAGTTGGGCTGGTCTgcttcaaatttttattttggggTCAGATGTTAATTCTTCAGGTATCATCTTTGTAACATGCCATAAGTTTATAATGCATGTTTTTGCAATTTACTTGCTCATTGATGAATGCTTTGATTTAAGCTTGAATATGCTTGTAAATTGAGGATTCATTTACTGAACTGCTACTTATTGGTTGTTTATTGTGTTTGTGTTAGAAACATGGATGtgcctgaaaataagaaattgatGGATAATAGATTATACTGTGATACGCACGTGACAGAAGAATTTCATATAGGAATTCATGAATTAGCGAGGGAAccattccgtcgctaaattagCGAgggatttagcgacggaatagaaataaaaaggtCATGTTGTTAGCGACGGAATGTGATCCTTTAGCGACGGCTTGTACCATCGCAAATAGCGACGGAATAAGAACTAATACGACAAATGATATAGCGACTGTATATTtccgtcgctattagcgacgGATATCATATTCCGTCGTTAATTTTTTAGCTACGCCCTTTTGCACGGCGGATGCAGGTCCGTCgctaattccgtcgctaaatgtttagcgacggattttgccCGTCGCTAAATAGCTTTTTTTTTAGTAGTGTCTCCTTATGCTTGATCTTGAGAAAGAAGGAGCAATCTCTACCTTCTGAATGTGCTTATTTGCTTCATTGATTTGAATTTTGTTACTGTTCTTACTCATTGTTTCTTGTGTTTTCTTATTTTGTCTTTGTTGAGATTTgactcattatattttgggctaaaatctttagtttattaggatttgatttaatgtgaactgtaaaaggttttaagggattgttataggatttattaggattttattgtaaaatagagatcaatagaa contains:
- the LOC130726004 gene encoding beta carbonic anhydrase 6, mitochondrial-like, which produces MAGGCKNSRVCPSNISGFQPGEVFMIRNIANLVPVMKNGSLECNVALEFAVTTLEVNKVLQLGWSASNFYFGVRC